In Streptomyces sp. RFCAC02, the following proteins share a genomic window:
- a CDS encoding ABATE domain-containing protein, which produces MTDRTRGFVLRSPEGARYRFDPGALSLEFLLTGGPGPQAARHESLHEPGDLGAWAARSRLALRPGTVRVAPDDVPAARRLRDALWRLVGAVIAERERPAADIAELNAAAREALVPRMTEDGRHGWAAPPTGRQVIGTVARDAIGLLTGPHAARVRQCATDTCSLVFVDTSRPGRRRWCSMERCGNLQKARALRERRRTAAG; this is translated from the coding sequence ATGACCGACAGGACACGGGGGTTCGTCCTCCGCTCCCCCGAGGGCGCCAGGTACCGCTTCGACCCGGGCGCGCTGAGTCTGGAGTTCCTGCTGACCGGGGGGCCGGGGCCGCAGGCCGCCCGCCACGAGTCACTGCACGAACCGGGTGACCTCGGCGCCTGGGCCGCCAGGTCGCGCCTGGCGCTCCGCCCCGGCACGGTGCGCGTCGCGCCGGACGACGTACCCGCCGCCCGGCGCCTGCGGGACGCGCTGTGGCGGCTGGTCGGCGCCGTGATCGCGGAACGGGAGCGCCCCGCCGCCGACATCGCGGAGCTGAACGCGGCCGCCCGCGAGGCACTCGTCCCCCGCATGACCGAGGACGGACGGCACGGCTGGGCCGCTCCCCCGACGGGCCGCCAGGTCATCGGGACGGTCGCGCGGGACGCCATCGGCCTCCTCACCGGCCCGCACGCCGCGCGCGTGCGCCAGTGCGCCACGGACACGTGCTCCCTCGTCTTCGTGGACACCTCACGGCCCGGCCGCCGCCGCTGGTGCTCCATGGAGCGCTGCGGCAATCTCCAGAAGGCCCGCGCGCTGCGCGAACGCCGCAGGACGGCCGCGGGCTGA
- a CDS encoding SDR family oxidoreductase, producing MDSPTRTNGVALVTGASRGLGAVIAARLAADGHPTAVVYRSGADGARRVVDGIRAAGGTAEAIAADVTDETAVTALVEDAARLLGAPVTTLVVNATGPQPDTDPTEVTWQDHLDQLTFFVKSPTLLMRAVLPGMRAHGGGRIIQIGSDVLERALPQMTPYVAAKAAQHALTECWAQVLGPDGITVNTVAPGWVPVERHAGTAAESLASYAAEVPLRRMGRPEDIAATVAFLASDAASFITGERVKVNGGHTLG from the coding sequence ATGGATTCACCCACCCGTACGAACGGGGTCGCGCTCGTCACCGGCGCCTCACGCGGCCTCGGCGCCGTCATCGCCGCGCGCCTCGCCGCCGACGGTCACCCCACGGCCGTCGTCTACCGGTCCGGCGCCGACGGCGCCCGCCGGGTCGTGGACGGCATCCGCGCCGCCGGCGGCACGGCCGAGGCGATCGCCGCCGACGTCACGGACGAGACGGCCGTCACCGCCCTGGTCGAGGACGCGGCACGGCTGCTCGGCGCGCCCGTCACCACTCTCGTCGTCAACGCCACCGGGCCGCAGCCGGACACCGACCCCACGGAGGTGACCTGGCAGGATCACCTCGACCAGCTCACGTTCTTCGTGAAGAGCCCCACCCTGCTCATGCGCGCCGTGCTGCCCGGCATGCGCGCGCACGGGGGCGGCCGGATCATCCAGATCGGCTCGGACGTGCTGGAGCGCGCCCTCCCCCAGATGACCCCGTACGTCGCGGCGAAGGCCGCCCAGCACGCGCTGACCGAGTGCTGGGCGCAGGTCCTCGGCCCCGACGGCATCACGGTCAACACGGTGGCGCCCGGCTGGGTCCCCGTCGAGCGGCACGCGGGCACGGCCGCCGAGTCGCTCGCCTCGTACGCGGCCGAGGTGCCGCTGCGCCGGATGGGCCGCCCCGAGGACATCGCGGCGACCGTCGCCTTCCTGGCGTCCGACGCGGCCTCCTTCATCACGGGTGAACGCGTCAAGGTCAACGGCGGCCACACCCTGGGGTGA
- a CDS encoding MarR family transcriptional regulator, whose amino-acid sequence MDPTGPAYLGTRLRHLIELLDGDIAAVQADMGITGFRIRYSAPIRAIAARGPLSIRDLAAATGVTHSAASQTVARMAKDGLVVLDAGTDARRRMVRLTPRAEALLPKLNAEWDATARAAAALDAELPYPLSRLIEETLDALRRRPMRARVTGIAEAADDQQPPP is encoded by the coding sequence ATGGACCCCACCGGACCCGCGTACCTCGGCACCCGCCTCCGGCACCTCATCGAACTCCTCGACGGCGACATCGCCGCGGTCCAGGCGGACATGGGCATCACGGGCTTCCGCATCCGGTACTCCGCGCCGATCCGCGCCATCGCCGCGCGCGGCCCGCTGTCGATCCGCGACCTGGCCGCCGCCACGGGCGTCACGCACTCCGCGGCCAGCCAGACCGTCGCCCGGATGGCCAAGGACGGCCTGGTCGTCCTCGACGCGGGGACGGACGCCCGCCGCCGCATGGTCCGCCTCACCCCGCGCGCCGAGGCCCTGCTGCCGAAGCTGAACGCCGAGTGGGACGCCACCGCCCGCGCGGCGGCGGCGCTGGACGCCGAACTGCCGTACCCGCTCAGCCGCCTGATCGAGGAGACCCTCGACGCCCTGCGCCGCCGCCCGATGCGTGCCCGCGTGACCGGGATCGCCGAGGCCGCCGACGACCAGCAGCCGCCCCCGTAG
- the pip gene encoding prolyl aminopeptidase — MEEAYASGMLDVGDGNQVYWQVSGNPAGKPAVVVHGGPGSGMSYRGGQVFDPELYRVVRFDQRGCGRSTPHAADPATDMRHNTTHHLIADMELLREHLGIDRWLLYGGSWGSTLLLAYAEAHPERVSEIVVTAVTTTRRSEIDWLYRGVGRFFPEAWDRFLEGAPGTPRDGDVVGAYARLLEHPDQAVRDKAVADWCTWEDTVLSGEVPPGGSPYGGRPARDRISLVRICAHYFSHGAWLEEGQLIRDAGRLAGIPGFLVHGRMDMGSPLTTAWELVKAWPDAELHVTEAAGHLGNEETRARVRAATDRFAAR, encoded by the coding sequence ATGGAAGAGGCGTACGCGTCCGGGATGCTCGACGTGGGCGACGGCAACCAGGTGTACTGGCAGGTCAGCGGCAACCCGGCGGGCAAGCCGGCCGTCGTCGTGCACGGTGGCCCCGGCTCGGGCATGAGCTACCGGGGCGGCCAGGTGTTCGACCCCGAGCTGTACCGGGTGGTGCGGTTCGACCAGCGCGGCTGCGGCCGCAGCACCCCGCACGCCGCCGACCCGGCCACCGACATGCGGCACAACACCACCCACCACCTCATCGCCGACATGGAGCTGCTGCGCGAGCACCTGGGCATCGACCGCTGGCTCCTGTACGGCGGCTCCTGGGGCTCGACCCTGCTGCTCGCCTACGCGGAGGCCCACCCGGAGCGCGTCTCGGAGATCGTCGTCACGGCCGTGACGACGACACGCCGCTCCGAGATCGACTGGCTGTACCGCGGTGTCGGGCGCTTCTTCCCCGAGGCGTGGGACCGCTTCCTGGAGGGCGCGCCGGGCACGCCGCGCGACGGCGACGTCGTCGGGGCCTACGCGCGGCTCCTGGAACACCCCGACCAGGCTGTGCGCGACAAAGCGGTCGCCGACTGGTGCACCTGGGAGGACACGGTCCTCTCGGGCGAGGTGCCCCCCGGCGGAAGCCCGTACGGCGGCCGCCCGGCGCGCGACAGGATCTCGCTCGTGCGCATCTGCGCCCACTACTTCTCGCACGGGGCGTGGCTGGAGGAGGGCCAGCTCATCCGGGACGCGGGACGGCTCGCGGGCATCCCCGGCTTCCTGGTGCACGGCCGGATGGACATGGGCAGTCCGCTGACGACCGCCTGGGAGCTGGTGAAGGCGTGGCCCGACGCCGAACTGCACGTCACGGAGGCGGCCGGCCACCTCGGCAACGAGGAGACGCGCGCCCGTGTCCGTGCGGCGACGGACCGGTTCGCCGCCCGCTGA
- a CDS encoding SDR family oxidoreductase: MNEQIFAGRKALVTGGSRGIGAAVALRLADGGADVAITYLRDEVSAAAVTGAVERAGRTGVALRADAADADAVEAAVDAAAERLGGLDILVNNAASYPMGSVEDMGRAELDATLAVNVRAPYLAARAALRHMGDGGRIVTIGSQIAERSTFPGLTLYALSKAALTGMVKGLARDLGPRGITVNLVQPGPTDTDLNPADSPLAETVRGFTALGRYASPDEVAAAVAFLASPDASYTTGAVLTADGGFTA; encoded by the coding sequence ATGAACGAACAGATCTTCGCGGGCCGCAAGGCCCTGGTGACCGGCGGCAGCCGGGGGATCGGTGCCGCGGTGGCCCTGCGGCTCGCGGACGGCGGCGCCGACGTCGCCATCACCTACCTGAGGGATGAGGTGAGCGCGGCCGCCGTGACCGGCGCGGTGGAACGTGCCGGGCGGACGGGCGTCGCGCTCCGTGCCGACGCAGCCGACGCGGACGCCGTCGAGGCCGCGGTGGACGCGGCGGCCGAGCGCCTGGGCGGGCTCGACATCCTCGTCAACAACGCCGCGTCCTACCCGATGGGATCCGTCGAGGACATGGGGCGCGCGGAGCTCGACGCGACGCTCGCGGTCAACGTGCGGGCGCCCTACCTGGCCGCCCGCGCGGCGCTGCGGCACATGGGCGACGGCGGCCGGATCGTGACGATCGGCAGCCAGATCGCGGAGCGCTCGACGTTCCCCGGTCTCACGCTCTACGCCCTCAGCAAGGCCGCCCTGACCGGCATGGTGAAGGGCCTCGCCCGCGACCTCGGCCCGCGCGGCATCACCGTCAACCTCGTGCAGCCGGGACCCACCGACACCGATCTCAACCCCGCCGACAGCCCGCTCGCCGAGACCGTCCGCGGCTTCACCGCGCTGGGGCGGTACGCGTCGCCGGACGAGGTGGCGGCGGCGGTGGCGTTCCTCGCGTCGCCCGACGCGTCGTACACGACGGGGGCCGTCCTCACGGCGGACGGCGGGTTCACGGCCTGA
- the thiC gene encoding phosphomethylpyrimidine synthase ThiC, with product MTTQNARTSDVSALGSHKGYVTGSRPDLRVPVRRVHLTNGDDVTLYDTSGPWTDPSVETDVRAGLPALRADWIAERRADGRPAVTQLAYARAGEITPEMEFAAIREKLAPEFVRDEIAAGRAVLPVNVNHPESEPMVIGKNFLVKVNANIGNSAVTSSIDEEVEKMRWATRWGADTIMDLSTGRDIHTTREWVLRNSPVPVGTVPIYQALEKVGGRAEELTWDVYRETVIEQAEQGVDYMTVHAGVLLRYVPLTARRKTGIVSRGGSIMAAWCLAHHKESFLYTHFDELCEILRAYDVTFSLGDGLRPGSIADANDAAQFAELRTLGELNRIARAHDVQTMIEGPGHVPMHLIKENVDLQQEVCDEAPFYTLGPLTTDVAPAYDHITSGIGAAMIAWWGTAMLCYVTPKEHLGLPDRDDVKTGVITYKIAAHAADLAKGHPGAREWDDALSDARFEFRWEDQFNLALDPDTARAFHDETLPAEPAKTAHFCSMCGPKFCSMKISQDIRREHGDALAGAAAGSEAEAAAGMAAKSAEFAEAGHRVYLPVAE from the coding sequence ATGACCACGCAGAACGCACGCACGTCCGACGTGTCCGCACTCGGCTCGCACAAGGGGTATGTGACGGGTTCACGCCCCGACCTGCGGGTCCCGGTCCGCCGCGTGCACCTCACCAACGGAGACGACGTCACCCTGTACGACACGTCGGGTCCCTGGACCGACCCGTCCGTCGAGACGGACGTCCGCGCCGGGCTGCCCGCCCTGCGCGCGGACTGGATCGCCGAACGCCGCGCCGACGGCCGGCCGGCCGTCACCCAGCTCGCGTACGCGCGGGCCGGCGAGATCACGCCGGAGATGGAATTCGCCGCGATCCGGGAGAAGCTGGCGCCCGAGTTCGTGCGCGACGAGATCGCCGCGGGCCGGGCCGTGCTGCCGGTCAACGTCAACCACCCGGAGTCCGAGCCGATGGTGATCGGCAAGAACTTCCTGGTCAAGGTCAACGCCAACATCGGCAACTCAGCTGTCACCTCCTCCATCGACGAGGAGGTCGAGAAGATGCGGTGGGCGACCCGCTGGGGCGCCGACACGATCATGGACCTCTCGACCGGCCGCGACATCCACACCACGCGCGAATGGGTCCTGCGCAACTCCCCCGTGCCGGTGGGCACGGTGCCGATCTATCAGGCGCTGGAGAAGGTCGGCGGCCGGGCGGAGGAGCTGACCTGGGACGTCTACCGCGAGACGGTGATCGAGCAGGCCGAGCAGGGCGTCGACTACATGACGGTCCACGCCGGCGTGCTGCTGCGGTACGTGCCGCTGACAGCGCGCCGCAAGACCGGCATCGTCTCGCGCGGCGGCTCGATCATGGCGGCCTGGTGCCTGGCACACCACAAGGAGAGCTTCCTCTACACGCACTTCGACGAGCTGTGCGAGATCCTCCGCGCGTACGACGTGACGTTCTCGCTCGGCGACGGCCTGCGCCCGGGGTCGATCGCCGACGCCAACGACGCGGCGCAGTTCGCGGAGCTGCGGACCCTGGGCGAGCTGAACCGGATCGCCAGGGCGCACGACGTGCAGACGATGATCGAGGGGCCGGGCCACGTCCCGATGCACCTGATCAAGGAGAACGTCGACCTGCAGCAGGAGGTGTGCGACGAGGCGCCGTTCTACACGCTCGGGCCGCTGACGACGGACGTGGCGCCGGCGTACGACCACATCACGTCGGGCATCGGCGCGGCGATGATCGCGTGGTGGGGGACGGCGATGCTGTGCTACGTCACGCCGAAGGAGCACCTGGGCCTTCCGGACCGGGACGATGTGAAGACCGGCGTCATCACGTACAAGATCGCGGCTCACGCGGCCGATCTCGCCAAGGGGCACCCGGGCGCCCGGGAGTGGGACGACGCGCTGTCCGACGCGCGGTTCGAGTTCCGCTGGGAGGACCAGTTCAACCTGGCCCTCGACCCGGACACGGCGCGGGCGTTCCACGACGAGACGCTGCCGGCCGAGCCGGCGAAGACGGCGCACTTCTGCTCGATGTGCGGGCCGAAGTTCTGCAGCATGAAGATCTCGCAGGACATCCGGCGCGAGCACGGGGACGCGCTCGCCGGCGCGGCGGCCGGCAGCGAGGCGGAGGCGGCGGCCGGGATGGCGGCGAAGTCGGCGGAGTTCGCCGAGGCGGGCCACCGCGTCTACCTGCCGGTCGCCGAGTGA
- a CDS encoding YibE/F family protein, translating to MRRVIAAVLIPFAAAVAAGLVLLWPGGSPEQQEHTGVGFDQQTEHARVVAVTEHACEDLGVQVPRGSEGPCEEATVEVTTGPHSGRQFTEVVPPDATLRYETGQGVIVAYAPDAPEELQYSVRDVERQTPILLLAGIFALAVVAVGRLRGVLALVGLVVSFAVLTLFILPAILHGSNPLVVAVIGGSVIMLTTLYLTHGVTARTSVAVLGTLVSLLLIGVLGSLFTGWAHLTGNTDEQTGLVHSLYPGIEVRGLLLAGILIGSLGVLDDVTVTQTSAVWELKQADPGASWLTLYRSAMRIGRDHIASVVNTLVLAYAGAALPLLLLFTIARSSVGSVAFSELVAEEIVRTLVGSIGLVASVPVTTCLAALMVTADKAPPAAAPTSRRRRRRKR from the coding sequence CTGCGGCGGGTGATAGCGGCCGTGCTGATCCCCTTCGCCGCCGCGGTCGCCGCAGGGCTGGTGCTCCTGTGGCCCGGCGGCAGCCCCGAACAGCAGGAACACACGGGCGTCGGCTTCGACCAGCAGACGGAGCACGCCCGTGTCGTCGCCGTCACCGAGCACGCCTGCGAGGACCTCGGCGTGCAGGTGCCGCGCGGCTCGGAGGGGCCGTGCGAGGAGGCGACCGTCGAGGTCACCACCGGCCCGCACAGCGGCCGGCAGTTCACCGAGGTGGTGCCGCCCGACGCGACCCTGCGGTACGAGACGGGCCAGGGGGTCATCGTCGCCTACGCGCCCGACGCGCCGGAGGAGCTCCAGTACAGCGTCCGCGACGTCGAGCGGCAGACGCCCATCCTGCTGCTCGCCGGCATCTTCGCGCTCGCGGTGGTCGCGGTGGGGCGGCTGCGCGGCGTCCTGGCGCTGGTCGGACTCGTCGTCAGCTTCGCGGTGCTGACGCTCTTCATCCTGCCCGCGATCCTCCACGGCTCGAATCCCCTGGTCGTCGCGGTCATCGGCGGCTCCGTCATCATGCTCACGACGCTCTACCTGACCCATGGCGTGACCGCGCGGACCTCCGTCGCCGTCCTCGGCACCCTCGTCTCGCTGCTGCTGATCGGCGTGCTCGGGTCGCTGTTCACCGGGTGGGCCCACCTGACGGGGAACACCGACGAGCAGACGGGTCTCGTCCACAGCCTCTATCCGGGCATCGAGGTGCGCGGCCTGCTGCTCGCCGGCATCCTCATCGGGTCCCTCGGCGTCCTGGACGATGTCACGGTCACCCAGACGTCCGCCGTCTGGGAGCTGAAGCAGGCCGACCCCGGCGCGAGCTGGCTCACGCTGTACCGGTCGGCCATGCGCATCGGGCGCGACCACATCGCCTCGGTGGTGAACACCCTGGTGCTGGCCTACGCGGGCGCGGCCCTGCCGCTGCTCCTGCTGTTCACCATCGCGCGGAGCAGCGTGGGGAGCGTGGCGTTCAGCGAGCTGGTGGCCGAGGAGATCGTCCGCACGCTGGTCGGCTCGATCGGCCTCGTGGCGTCGGTTCCGGTGACGACGTGCCTCGCCGCGCTCATGGTCACGGCCGACAAGGCGCCGCCCGCGGCGGCGCCTACCAGCCGCCGCCGGAGGAGGAGGAAGAGGTGA
- a CDS encoding DUF5326 family protein, which yields MKEAFTRLPWWVRWIAIPAILLVVFGSLLISVITWVVSLVFRILLAAALIAILIFVVRKFTSSSSSGGGW from the coding sequence ATGAAGGAAGCCTTCACACGACTGCCGTGGTGGGTGCGGTGGATCGCCATCCCCGCCATCCTGCTCGTCGTCTTCGGCAGCCTTCTGATCTCGGTGATCACCTGGGTGGTCTCGCTCGTCTTCCGCATCCTCCTCGCGGCCGCGCTCATCGCGATCCTGATCTTCGTGGTGCGGAAGTTCACCTCTTCCTCCTCCTCCGGCGGCGGCTGGTAG
- a CDS encoding cupin domain-containing protein: MKEFRLDRLEAERLANDGAYLRFLRERTMSAGLYALDAGAQDSQGPQRQDVVNFVVSGRASMTVGQETTTVGRGSVVFVPAGVPARFHHITEDLRVMVVFSPPEG; this comes from the coding sequence ATGAAGGAATTCCGGCTGGACCGGCTGGAGGCCGAGCGGCTGGCGAACGACGGGGCCTACCTTCGCTTTCTTCGCGAGCGCACCATGTCCGCCGGGCTCTACGCCCTGGACGCGGGCGCACAGGACTCCCAGGGTCCGCAGCGGCAGGACGTCGTGAACTTCGTCGTCAGCGGACGGGCGTCCATGACCGTCGGCCAGGAGACCACGACGGTGGGCCGGGGCAGCGTGGTCTTCGTCCCCGCCGGGGTGCCGGCGCGCTTCCACCACATCACGGAGGACCTGCGCGTCATGGTCGTGTTCTCGCCCCCCGAGGGCTGA
- a CDS encoding phage holin family protein gives MTSILFRFVANAVALAVAVWLVGDITLGEDGDDTGSRTVTLLVVALIFGVVNVVVKPIVKFFSLGLLIVTLGLFTLVINALMLLLTSWIAGDDRFEVDGFGAAFLGALIISIVSWAVNMVLDRDDDD, from the coding sequence ATGACAAGCATCCTGTTCCGTTTCGTAGCCAACGCGGTGGCCCTCGCCGTCGCGGTGTGGCTGGTGGGTGACATTACCCTCGGGGAGGACGGCGACGACACCGGCAGCCGTACGGTGACGCTGCTCGTCGTCGCACTGATCTTCGGTGTGGTCAACGTGGTCGTGAAGCCCATCGTGAAGTTCTTCTCACTCGGGCTGCTGATCGTGACGCTCGGCCTGTTCACCCTGGTGATCAACGCGCTGATGCTGCTGCTGACGAGCTGGATCGCGGGTGACGACCGGTTCGAGGTCGACGGGTTCGGAGCGGCGTTCCTCGGCGCGCTGATCATCTCGATCGTGTCCTGGGCCGTGAACATGGTCCTCGACCGGGACGACGACGACTGA